A stretch of the uncultured Desulfobacter sp. genome encodes the following:
- a CDS encoding Ni/Fe hydrogenase subunit alpha yields MRKIEINPITRLEGHGKIAIFLDDDGNVDDAFFQTVEFRGFEKFLQGMPMEEVPRTVSTICGVCRGVHYMAATKAADGVFGVEPTATGRKLRELFFNAHYVEDHAVILYALGLPDFVVGTEAEAAQRNIVGLINKVGVDVGRDILRKRGLAVKIFELLGGKHSHAVAALPGGWSKRLTEEERKQVELWSQELVELGELTLKVFDDIVLQNEAYMDLIMGDVYKVEVGYMGSVNEKDEITYYDGTQKIIDAKGNLVGTFTGKEYLDFISERVQPWTYLKFPYQKKLGDWKGIVEGPDTNCYAVGPMARFNLVRGMDTPKAQKHFEKYHAAFGGKPVHNILAYHWARAIEMLNAAEKCLELSRDPEITGADTWNKPTTCPGEGVGVIEAPRGTLIHHYCTDDKGIVSDANLIVATTHNNAPINLAVKKVAKHFIKNGEVGPNVLNYVEMAFRPYDLCLACATHAVTGAQLPVQIDVFDSKGGLYKTLTNF; encoded by the coding sequence ATGAGAAAGATTGAAATTAATCCGATCACCCGATTGGAAGGTCACGGGAAGATAGCCATTTTCCTTGATGATGACGGCAATGTAGATGACGCGTTTTTCCAGACCGTGGAATTTCGCGGGTTTGAAAAGTTTTTACAGGGCATGCCCATGGAAGAGGTGCCCAGAACCGTCTCCACGATCTGCGGTGTTTGCCGGGGCGTGCACTATATGGCTGCCACGAAGGCTGCCGACGGTGTGTTCGGCGTTGAGCCCACCGCTACGGGCCGCAAATTGCGGGAACTGTTTTTCAATGCCCATTATGTGGAAGACCATGCGGTTATTTTGTACGCTTTGGGGTTACCTGATTTTGTGGTGGGCACCGAAGCTGAAGCTGCCCAGCGCAACATTGTGGGCCTGATCAACAAGGTCGGCGTGGATGTGGGGCGTGACATTTTGCGCAAACGCGGCCTTGCCGTAAAAATATTTGAACTGCTTGGCGGAAAGCACAGCCATGCAGTGGCAGCGCTTCCCGGCGGCTGGTCTAAACGGCTGACCGAAGAGGAACGCAAACAGGTTGAGCTGTGGTCCCAGGAACTGGTTGAATTAGGCGAGCTGACCCTTAAGGTGTTTGACGACATTGTTCTTCAAAATGAAGCCTACATGGACCTGATCATGGGCGATGTCTACAAGGTGGAAGTGGGCTACATGGGCTCCGTCAATGAGAAGGATGAAATCACCTACTATGACGGTACCCAGAAGATCATTGATGCCAAGGGTAATCTGGTGGGCACATTCACCGGCAAAGAGTACCTGGATTTTATTTCAGAACGGGTTCAGCCCTGGACCTATCTGAAATTTCCCTACCAGAAAAAACTGGGAGACTGGAAAGGTATTGTGGAAGGTCCGGACACCAATTGTTATGCCGTGGGACCAATGGCCCGGTTTAACCTGGTTAGAGGGATGGACACCCCCAAAGCCCAGAAGCATTTTGAAAAGTACCACGCCGCATTTGGCGGCAAACCCGTGCACAATATCCTGGCCTACCACTGGGCCCGGGCCATTGAGATGCTTAATGCCGCTGAAAAGTGCCTGGAACTTTCCCGTGATCCCGAGATCACAGGGGCGGATACCTGGAACAAACCTACCACCTGTCCCGGTGAAGGTGTCGGCGTCATTGAGGCGCCGCGCGGTACCCTGATCCATCACTACTGTACGGACGACAAGGGGATTGTATCCGATGCCAACCTGATTGTGGCCACCACTCACAACAATGCCCCCATCAACCTGGCTGTAAAAAAAGTGGCCAAGCACTTCATTAAAAATGGTGAAGTCGGTCCCAACGTACTCAATTATGTTGAAATGGCGTTCAGACCCTATGATCTTTGCCTGGCCTGCGCCACCCATGCCGTCACCGGCGCCCAGTTGCCCGTCCAGATCGATGTGTTTGACAGCAAGGGCGGGTTGTATAAAACGCTGACCAACTTTTAA
- a CDS encoding hydrogenase maturation protease: MKNKTVVIGIGNPFLQDDRAGVVVVEKLEEMGAPCDTDIVLTVGFEVMDKVKGYDKAIIVDACMLGKEPGSILELSVDDIFSTHSLANSHAVTLGTTLKTATMCFPDEMPADMTLMLIEVKHIKEFTQQMSEPVEKAVDQVVERIMAVLDTSMTV, encoded by the coding sequence ATGAAAAATAAAACCGTTGTCATTGGGATCGGAAATCCCTTTTTGCAGGATGACCGGGCAGGCGTTGTGGTCGTTGAAAAATTGGAAGAGATGGGCGCACCCTGTGATACCGATATCGTTTTAACCGTGGGCTTTGAGGTTATGGATAAAGTCAAGGGTTATGACAAAGCCATTATCGTGGATGCCTGTATGTTGGGTAAGGAGCCCGGCTCCATTCTTGAATTGTCGGTGGATGATATTTTTTCCACCCACAGTCTGGCCAACTCCCATGCCGTCACGCTCGGCACCACCTTGAAAACCGCCACGATGTGTTTTCCCGATGAGATGCCCGCCGATATGACCCTGATGCTCATTGAGGTAAAACATATTAAGGAGTTTACCCAGCAAATGTCCGAACCCGTGGAAAAGGCGGTGGATCAGGTGGTGGAACGTATTATGGCCGTTCTTGACACCTCCATGACTGTTTGA
- a CDS encoding ABC transporter substrate-binding protein, protein MKKIFHFPPGVFIIILISIIGNVGCHPGTAFGKHPSDLLFFSTQLTPFDEAEKMRNMLLKGFGKKVMFKPEDNRLVFEKVIAGSGGDRPDLIGGSHGDFISLKSHSILMDLSSFGTLWEKNKILGKYVDMAKIDKNFQYYIPWMQATYVMVANKKSLSFLPKGADINHLSFEQLFVWAKNIKKITGKNRLGFPGAKKGLMHRFLQGCLYPSFTGGMVTGIDTRDCIAMWRYFKKLWGCVNEWSLSFSHMEEPLLSDEVWIAWDHTARLINVFKSRPDDFIAFPCPAGPKGRGFMVVLVGLGIPDYAENKQTAVQLIHYLTSPAVQYQMPSSIGFFPVVNAKGGMNMSKGMQNIYNAVLKQSASSDAIMAMLPSGLGRFNEAFNTSYLVTFSQIVLRKKDIPLVVTRQINRLEQLFELTHAPCWPPDGYSAGPCRVNLTGEISGRTTNE, encoded by the coding sequence TTGAAAAAAATTTTCCATTTTCCGCCTGGCGTTTTCATAATCATTCTGATTTCCATTATAGGAAATGTCGGTTGCCATCCAGGCACGGCCTTTGGAAAACATCCCTCTGATCTGCTCTTTTTTTCCACCCAGTTGACCCCGTTTGACGAGGCCGAGAAAATGCGCAACATGCTGCTGAAAGGGTTTGGAAAAAAGGTGATGTTTAAGCCCGAGGATAACAGGCTGGTTTTTGAAAAGGTTATTGCCGGCTCCGGCGGTGACCGGCCGGATTTGATCGGCGGCAGTCATGGCGATTTTATTTCTTTAAAATCCCACAGTATTTTAATGGACCTTTCTTCATTCGGCACGTTGTGGGAAAAAAATAAAATCCTTGGAAAATATGTTGATATGGCGAAAATTGACAAAAATTTTCAGTACTATATTCCCTGGATGCAGGCAACCTATGTCATGGTTGCAAACAAAAAATCTCTTTCGTTTCTGCCCAAAGGTGCGGATATTAATCATCTGTCATTTGAACAGTTATTTGTTTGGGCAAAAAATATAAAGAAAATCACGGGTAAAAACCGATTAGGTTTCCCCGGTGCAAAAAAAGGGCTGATGCATCGGTTCTTGCAAGGATGCTTATACCCGTCATTTACCGGTGGTATGGTCACCGGAATTGACACCCGTGACTGCATTGCCATGTGGCGCTATTTTAAAAAACTGTGGGGCTGTGTGAACGAGTGGTCCCTTAGTTTCAGCCATATGGAGGAGCCCCTCCTGTCCGATGAGGTATGGATCGCATGGGACCATACCGCAAGGCTTATCAATGTGTTTAAATCAAGGCCTGATGATTTTATTGCATTCCCCTGTCCGGCCGGGCCAAAAGGCAGGGGGTTCATGGTTGTACTGGTCGGACTGGGCATCCCCGATTATGCTGAAAATAAACAGACGGCAGTGCAATTGATTCACTATTTAACCAGTCCGGCCGTCCAGTATCAAATGCCTTCCAGTATCGGTTTTTTCCCTGTGGTCAATGCCAAGGGGGGCATGAATATGTCAAAGGGGATGCAGAACATATACAATGCAGTTCTCAAACAGTCCGCAAGCAGCGATGCCATTATGGCAATGCTTCCTTCTGGTCTTGGACGTTTCAATGAAGCGTTTAATACATCCTATCTTGTGACTTTTTCACAGATCGTGCTCAGGAAAAAAGATATTCCTTTGGTTGTGACCCGACAGATAAACCGGCTTGAACAACTCTTTGAGTTGACCCATGCGCCCTGCTGGCCACCCGATGGCTACAGCGCCGGGCCGTGCAGGGTAAATTTGACGGGTGAAATTTCCGGGCGCACGACCAATGAATAA